A part of Thermoplasmatales archaeon genomic DNA contains:
- the nadA gene encoding quinolinate synthase NadA — MPFSYNIVEKLEKLKEKRNAVILAHNYQLPEIQDIADFVGDSFSLAMKAKKTDVDVIIFCGVDFMAETAKILNPEKVVIHPDKQAICPMAKMVDAESLLKKKKEYGYEIVSYVNTPAEVKAISDVCCTSSNAVKVVNRMRNGVIFTPDENLGKYVKRFVKDKDIYLWPGFCPTHVRIKKEDILKIKKEHPMAEIIVHPECSEDVIDIADKVASTEGMIKYAKDSKSKEFIIGTEKELCYRMKKEMPEKNFYYIEKAICPNMKKITLEKVIKSMERMEHEIKLPDEIIENARKPLERMIEIGRGD; from the coding sequence ATACCATTTTCATATAACATCGTGGAAAAATTAGAAAAATTGAAAGAAAAAAGAAATGCAGTTATACTTGCCCATAATTATCAACTTCCAGAAATACAGGATATCGCCGATTTTGTTGGTGATTCTTTTTCTCTTGCAATGAAGGCAAAGAAGACAGATGTGGATGTAATAATTTTTTGTGGTGTTGATTTCATGGCTGAGACAGCAAAAATACTCAATCCAGAAAAAGTTGTTATTCATCCAGATAAGCAGGCAATTTGTCCGATGGCAAAAATGGTTGATGCAGAATCTTTATTAAAGAAAAAGAAAGAATATGGGTATGAAATTGTTTCTTATGTAAATACTCCAGCTGAAGTTAAGGCAATAAGCGATGTATGTTGCACATCCTCAAATGCGGTAAAAGTTGTAAATAGAATGAGAAATGGAGTAATATTTACACCAGATGAAAATCTGGGAAAATATGTAAAAAGATTTGTTAAGGATAAGGATATATATCTATGGCCTGGCTTCTGCCCGACGCATGTTCGGATTAAAAAAGAGGATATATTGAAAATAAAGAAGGAGCATCCGATGGCGGAGATAATTGTTCATCCCGAATGCAGTGAGGATGTCATTGATATTGCGGATAAAGTTGCCTCTACAGAAGGAATGATAAAATATGCAAAAGATTCCAAATCAAAAGAATTTATAATTGGAACGGAAAAGGAGTTATGCTATAGAATGAAAAAAGAGATGCCTGAAAAGAATTTTTATTATATAGAAAAAGCAATATGTCCGAATATGAAGAAAATAACTTTGGAAAAGGTTATAAAAAGCATGGAAAGGATGGAGCATGAAATAAAATTGCCCGATGAAATAATTGAAAATGCGAGAAAGCCGCTTGAGAGAATGATCGAAATAGGTAGAGGAGATTAA
- a CDS encoding Mrp/NBP35 family ATP-binding protein: protein MDLDNKIEENMKNVKHKISIISGKGGVGKTTVAVNLAYALAIKGYETGLLDADIHGPNVAKMLGIENEKVYGSEDGMKPVKVIPHLKAISLALLLEKDVPVIWRGPLKMVAIKQLVGEVKWGNLEFLIVDLPPGTGDESLSIAQILKNCNAVIVTTPQDVALLDSRRAANFARQVGMNIIGIIENMSGFKCPYCRGEINLFKIGGGEEAAKELNIDFLGRLSIDEKIVMESDAGIPFVSKEGESREMFMKIVDKILEKIGK, encoded by the coding sequence ATGGATTTAGATAATAAAATAGAAGAGAATATGAAAAATGTGAAACATAAAATATCTATAATTAGTGGTAAGGGAGGGGTTGGAAAAACAACAGTCGCGGTAAATCTTGCTTATGCCCTTGCAATTAAAGGATACGAAACTGGTTTGTTGGATGCTGATATACATGGTCCAAATGTTGCAAAAATGCTTGGAATAGAAAATGAAAAAGTTTATGGAAGTGAGGATGGGATGAAGCCAGTAAAAGTTATCCCTCACCTAAAAGCAATTTCTCTTGCCCTCCTTTTAGAAAAAGATGTGCCTGTTATATGGCGCGGTCCTCTCAAAATGGTAGCAATAAAACAACTTGTTGGTGAGGTAAAATGGGGTAATCTGGAGTTCCTTATAGTTGACCTCCCTCCAGGAACAGGTGATGAGTCCTTAAGTATAGCGCAGATTTTAAAGAATTGTAATGCTGTAATAGTTACAACCCCTCAGGATGTAGCACTGCTTGACAGCAGGAGGGCGGCGAACTTTGCCCGCCAGGTTGGGATGAATATCATTGGTATTATAGAAAATATGAGCGGTTTTAAATGCCCATACTGCAGAGGGGAAATAAACTTATTTAAAATTGGAGGGGGAGAAGAGGCGGCTAAGGAATTAAATATAGATTTTTTGGGGAGGTTAAGCATAGATGAAAAAATTGTGATGGAAAGCGATGCTGGAATACCTTTTGTAAGTAAGGAAGGAGAGAGCAGAGAAATGTTCATGAAGATAGTGGATAAAATATTAGAAAAAATAGGAAAATGA
- a CDS encoding DUF5320 domain-containing protein → MVRKMWGYGWYGWPRWPGRGPFSYLPPWQRPGWLFGRGACWWLFNPWYSTTYLPTSTAPLPIQMTKEEEQRMLKNEIALLEKEIERIRNRLKELEGK, encoded by the coding sequence ATGGTGAGAAAAATGTGGGGATATGGATGGTACGGCTGGCCAAGATGGCCTGGAAGAGGACCCTTTAGCTATTTGCCTCCATGGCAGAGACCTGGATGGTTATTTGGAAGAGGAGCATGCTGGTGGCTATTCAATCCATGGTATAGCACCACTTATTTGCCAACAAGCACTGCACCTTTGCCAATACAAATGACTAAAGAAGAGGAGCAAAGAATGTTGAAAAACGAGATTGCATTGCTTGAGAAGGAGATAGAGAGAATAAGGAATAGACTAAAAGAGCTTGAAGGTAAATAA
- a CDS encoding ArsR family transcriptional regulator, whose protein sequence is MQAKLINDITDLAWLSKAFDTEVKRNVFNEVFNEWKTMEEIEEKYGKEGKETLKFFEKVKMVETRWIMPEDGKARKEYHAFYNAFHINVMTSIENIKDTFSIVLMDDKKFREIEKRIYERVKEKGELSREIEKEMALSPVQMRCIVKRSKLLEYKGMKIEKVE, encoded by the coding sequence ATGCAGGCGAAACTAATTAATGATATTACAGATTTGGCGTGGCTTTCAAAAGCATTTGATACAGAGGTGAAAAGGAATGTATTCAATGAAGTTTTTAATGAATGGAAAACAATGGAAGAAATAGAGGAAAAATATGGGAAGGAAGGAAAGGAAACATTAAAATTTTTTGAAAAAGTTAAGATGGTGGAAACAAGATGGATAATGCCAGAAGACGGAAAGGCGAGAAAAGAATATCATGCTTTTTATAATGCATTTCATATAAATGTTATGACTTCTATAGAAAATATAAAGGATACATTTTCAATAGTTCTTATGGATGATAAAAAGTTTAGAGAAATTGAGAAGAGAATTTATGAAAGGGTTAAAGAAAAGGGAGAGCTGAGCAGAGAAATTGAAAAAGAGATGGCACTATCACCAGTGCAGATGAGATGTATTGTTAAGAGATCGAAACTACTTGAATATAAAGGAATGAAAATAGAAAAAGTTGAATAA
- a CDS encoding NifB/NifX family molybdenum-iron cluster-binding protein, with translation MKIAFPTLGNRGLEEQIGEHFGRVPTYTIFDLDNNEIKIVPNSSTHMGGLLSPPEILAREGVKIIICKGLGRKAIERFRSNGIEVYSAGDALNVKEAIDAFKKGNLRKISFEEACHGRSNHH, from the coding sequence ATGAAAATAGCTTTTCCAACATTAGGAAATAGAGGGTTGGAGGAGCAAATAGGTGAGCATTTTGGAAGAGTTCCTACATATACAATTTTTGATTTGGATAATAATGAAATAAAAATTGTTCCAAATTCCAGCACCCATATGGGTGGTTTGCTTTCCCCTCCTGAAATTCTTGCAAGGGAAGGGGTTAAAATAATAATATGCAAGGGCTTAGGAAGAAAAGCAATTGAGAGGTTTAGAAGCAACGGAATAGAAGTTTATAGTGCTGGTGATGCTTTAAATGTTAAGGAAGCAATTGATGCTTTTAAAAAAGGAAATTTAAGGAAGATTTCATTTGAAGAAGCATGCCATGGGCGCTCTAACCATCATTAA
- a CDS encoding ribbon-helix-helix protein, CopG family — METEKVTVRLPKSQIALIDTLITLGEVSSRSEAIKRAINLFLRDISKDVEERKKMWESLRDLQILAEEVRKYEKK, encoded by the coding sequence ATGGAAACAGAAAAAGTCACAGTAAGGCTGCCAAAATCTCAGATTGCGTTGATAGATACTCTAATTACTTTAGGTGAAGTTAGTTCAAGAAGTGAAGCAATAAAGAGAGCAATAAATCTTTTCCTAAGAGATATAAGCAAGGATGTTGAAGAAAGAAAGAAGATGTGGGAAAGTCTCAGGGATTTGCAAATATTGGCGGAAGAGGTGAGAAAATATGAGAAAAAATAA
- a CDS encoding ATP-binding protein, with the protein MKEIAIASGKGGTGKTSIVSSFAKFAEAVIADCDVDAPNLHLIFNPEIEEAIPFEGMKVAEINERCIKCGKCERNCRFNAIENFKVIEEKCEGCGVCVSVCPANAVELKRRIIGEIYVAKSRFGHLIYGLLSSGEGGGKLVSQIRQKARGFSQKRNLILIDSPAGIGCHVIASITNADMVIIVAEPNLSSIHDMHRIIELAEHFKSKVLVIINKWDINEEMTERIEKYCKEKNIKIVGKIPFDKKFVEAVIAGKSIVEYDEKIANLMKEIWKKIEEELNYLR; encoded by the coding sequence ATGAAGGAAATTGCAATAGCATCTGGAAAGGGAGGGACTGGTAAAACAAGTATTGTATCATCTTTTGCAAAATTTGCTGAAGCTGTAATTGCTGACTGCGATGTTGATGCACCAAACCTTCATCTGATCTTTAATCCAGAAATAGAAGAAGCAATTCCTTTTGAGGGAATGAAGGTTGCTGAGATAAATGAGAGATGTATAAAATGCGGGAAATGCGAAAGAAACTGCAGGTTTAATGCAATAGAAAATTTTAAAGTTATAGAGGAAAAATGCGAGGGATGCGGAGTGTGTGTATCTGTATGTCCAGCAAATGCGGTTGAATTGAAAAGAAGAATTATTGGAGAAATCTATGTTGCAAAAAGTAGGTTTGGACATCTTATATATGGTTTGCTCTCATCTGGAGAGGGAGGAGGAAAGCTCGTCAGCCAGATTAGACAGAAGGCAAGAGGATTTTCTCAAAAAAGAAACTTAATTTTGATTGATTCTCCAGCTGGTATAGGATGCCATGTAATAGCATCTATTACCAACGCAGATATGGTCATTATTGTAGCAGAGCCAAATCTATCATCAATTCATGATATGCACAGAATAATAGAGCTAGCAGAGCATTTTAAATCAAAAGTTTTGGTGATTATAAATAAATGGGATATAAATGAAGAGATGACAGAAAGAATTGAAAAATATTGCAAAGAAAAAAATATTAAAATAGTTGGTAAAATTCCTTTTGATAAAAAATTTGTGGAGGCAGTTATTGCTGGTAAAAGCATAGTTGAATATGACGAAAAAATTGCAAATCTTATGAAAGAGATATGGAAAAAAATTGAAGAAGAATTAAATTATCTGCGCTGA
- a CDS encoding MBL fold metallo-hydrolase — protein sequence MIATFLGGGREVGRVGIFLEIENKKILIDYGISPQNPPIYPIESPPTKYVILSHAHLDHSGMIPWICRRHNTKVFSTKLTRELSQILFYDTLKIADASGYPFPYDANDIEIANQNFFDVENKIDIYDEIEINLYPAGHIPGSTMIKINDTLFACDINTIDTKLLHGVKPVKCRNLFIEGTYAGVEHPDRKELEKKFIDDVEDVINRGGKAIIPAFAVGRTQEVAMVLMDKEHEIWMDGMGYQISEIFLDNGRYIRSPQKLRKAIEKINFVYSNKGKKLALKAGIVITTSGMMNGGPVLWYIDKIKDDPKSAVFITGYQVEGTNGRRLLDNKEIDLYGVVRKVNCQVKFYDFSAHASHSQLVKFINDCNPENVVIFHSEKPELIAEEIDNKTYTPVNGEKIEIEGD from the coding sequence ATGATTGCCACATTTTTGGGAGGAGGTAGGGAAGTAGGAAGAGTTGGAATATTTTTAGAGATAGAAAATAAAAAAATTTTGATTGACTACGGCATCTCCCCTCAAAATCCTCCTATTTACCCGATTGAATCCCCTCCTACAAAATATGTTATTCTATCTCATGCCCATCTCGACCATTCTGGCATGATACCGTGGATATGTAGAAGACATAATACAAAGGTTTTTTCCACAAAACTAACAAGAGAACTCTCTCAAATTCTTTTTTATGATACATTAAAAATAGCGGATGCAAGCGGTTATCCTTTTCCTTACGATGCAAATGATATTGAAATAGCAAATCAAAATTTTTTTGATGTAGAAAATAAGATTGATATATATGATGAAATTGAAATAAATTTATATCCCGCCGGCCATATACCTGGCTCAACAATGATAAAAATAAATGATACTCTTTTTGCATGTGATATAAATACAATAGATACAAAATTGCTTCATGGAGTTAAGCCAGTTAAATGCAGAAATCTTTTCATTGAAGGCACATATGCAGGTGTGGAGCATCCTGATAGAAAGGAGTTAGAAAAGAAATTTATTGATGATGTGGAGGATGTAATAAACAGAGGGGGAAAGGCAATAATTCCAGCATTTGCAGTTGGGAGAACGCAGGAAGTTGCAATGGTTCTTATGGATAAAGAGCATGAGATATGGATGGACGGGATGGGCTATCAGATATCTGAAATATTTCTGGATAATGGAAGATATATAAGATCTCCTCAAAAATTAAGGAAAGCAATTGAAAAAATCAATTTTGTTTATTCAAATAAAGGAAAAAAATTGGCACTAAAGGCGGGAATTGTTATTACAACAAGTGGAATGATGAATGGTGGGCCTGTGCTTTGGTATATAGATAAAATAAAGGATGACCCAAAATCCGCTGTTTTCATAACCGGCTACCAGGTGGAAGGGACAAATGGAAGAAGATTGCTTGATAATAAAGAAATAGACCTCTATGGGGTTGTTAGAAAGGTGAATTGCCAGGTAAAGTTTTACGATTTTTCAGCCCACGCCAGCCACAGCCAGCTTGTTAAATTTATAAATGATTGCAATCCAGAAAATGTTGTTATTTTTCATTCAGAAAAACCAGAATTGATAGCAGAGGAAATAGATAATAAAACATATACCCCAGTAAACGGGGAGAAAATAGAGATAGAGGGAGACTAG
- a CDS encoding DMT family transporter, with protein MDKKIPLYATISSLIWGASFPITKIALNSISPIMLAFLRYGIAGLILIPFLFPFNIKIKDFIILGLFSVTFPTVLQNIGLKYTHAYISGFIQSTGPLYTLILAYLLLKEKITKQKIAGLIIALSATYFVVSPQGGGGLLGNLLVLFSAISYSAGGIIAKNLLNNGYKAIHILSFSSFSGTIFLAPCLLLEKIEIDYEGVAISLFLAIITTILAYILWYSAMEKIEVSKLSFFTYMMPLFSVIFSGLILDEKIKILTIFAGFVAITGILIAQQQ; from the coding sequence ATGGACAAAAAAATACCATTATATGCAACAATTTCATCTTTAATCTGGGGAGCATCATTCCCAATAACAAAAATTGCTCTTAATAGCATTTCGCCAATAATGCTCGCTTTTCTAAGATATGGAATTGCAGGTTTAATTTTAATCCCCTTTCTTTTTCCTTTTAATATAAAAATAAAGGATTTTATAATTTTGGGATTGTTCAGCGTTACTTTTCCAACAGTTCTCCAAAACATCGGGCTAAAATATACCCATGCATACATATCTGGCTTTATTCAGAGCACAGGCCCATTATATACTCTTATTTTAGCCTATCTTTTGCTTAAAGAAAAAATAACAAAACAGAAAATAGCGGGCTTAATAATTGCTCTCTCTGCCACCTATTTTGTTGTCTCCCCGCAGGGAGGGGGCGGCCTGCTTGGCAATCTTCTTGTATTATTTTCCGCAATAAGTTATTCTGCAGGAGGAATAATTGCAAAAAATTTGTTGAATAATGGATACAAAGCGATTCATATCCTGTCCTTTTCATCATTTTCTGGAACAATTTTTCTTGCTCCCTGCCTGCTTCTGGAGAAAATAGAAATTGATTATGAAGGTGTTGCTATTTCGCTTTTCCTTGCAATAATTACAACCATACTTGCCTACATTCTGTGGTATTCTGCCATGGAAAAAATCGAAGTTTCTAAATTATCATTCTTTACTTATATGATGCCTCTTTTTTCAGTTATATTTTCAGGACTTATCTTGGATGAAAAAATAAAAATTTTGACTATTTTTGCTGGGTTTGTGGCAATAACTGGCATATTGATTGCACAGCAACAATAA
- a CDS encoding aspartate carbamoyltransferase regulatory subunit yields the protein MKELKVQPIKNGTVIDHITPGNALKVLKILGITEKYADSVISIAMNVVGKRGVKDIVKIENREIDPKEVNKIALIAPDATINIIRNYEVVEKYKVSIPDEIVGIVRCANPNCISNSKEPIETKFIVKSRNPLRIKCYYCEREAEDISAQII from the coding sequence ATGAAGGAGCTAAAAGTTCAGCCAATAAAAAATGGAACTGTTATTGACCACATTACTCCTGGAAATGCTTTAAAAGTGCTTAAAATACTGGGAATAACTGAGAAATATGCAGATTCAGTTATAAGTATTGCAATGAATGTTGTTGGTAAAAGAGGGGTTAAGGATATAGTCAAGATAGAAAATAGGGAGATTGATCCAAAGGAAGTGAATAAGATAGCATTAATTGCTCCAGATGCAACAATAAATATAATAAGGAACTATGAGGTTGTAGAAAAATATAAGGTTTCAATACCAGATGAAATTGTTGGAATTGTTAGATGTGCAAATCCAAATTGCATATCAAATAGCAAGGAGCCAATAGAAACAAAATTTATTGTTAAAAGCAGAAATCCTCTCAGGATAAAATGCTACTATTGCGAGCGTGAGGCAGAGGATATATCAGCGCAGATAATTTAA
- a CDS encoding dinitrogenase iron-molybdenum cofactor gives MKILIATNAGGLEDNVSPVFGRSPTYTIVEVEGKEIKNVRVIPNQFASAIHGAGVQAGQLAVSEGAKVAIAGNFGPNVANILRSAGIEMVIFNGKVREAIENHIKRGDEGTDIAMLEEEISRIEEMLQEIKNRLNELEKK, from the coding sequence ATGAAAATACTAATAGCAACAAATGCTGGCGGATTGGAGGATAATGTATCGCCGGTGTTCGGGAGAAGCCCAACCTATACAATAGTTGAAGTAGAGGGTAAAGAAATAAAAAATGTCAGAGTTATTCCAAATCAGTTTGCATCCGCCATCCACGGCGCAGGCGTGCAAGCGGGACAGCTTGCTGTAAGTGAAGGGGCTAAAGTTGCTATTGCGGGAAATTTTGGTCCAAATGTAGCAAATATTCTTAGAAGCGCTGGGATTGAGATGGTAATCTTTAATGGAAAAGTAAGAGAAGCGATTGAAAATCATATCAAAAGGGGCGATGAGGGCACAGATATTGCAATGCTTGAAGAAGAGATAAGCAGAATAGAAGAAATGCTTCAAGAAATAAAAAATAGGTTGAACGAGTTGGAGAAAAAATGA
- a CDS encoding DUF134 domain-containing protein produces MPGRGRCRRWVGMLPHANYFMPNMPYRETNVIRVEEFEAFRLVDYLGLTQHEAAARMGVSQKTLWNDLKNARFKIADAIINGKGIKIEGGNYILR; encoded by the coding sequence ATGCCAGGAAGAGGAAGGTGCAGACGCTGGGTAGGCATGCTTCCGCATGCAAACTACTTTATGCCAAATATGCCTTATAGGGAGACAAATGTTATTCGTGTTGAAGAATTTGAGGCTTTTCGCCTTGTTGATTATCTTGGCCTGACACAGCATGAAGCAGCCGCAAGAATGGGAGTTTCTCAAAAAACATTATGGAATGATTTGAAAAATGCCCGCTTTAAAATAGCGGATGCAATTATAAACGGTAAAGGAATAAAAATAGAAGGTGGAAACTATATTTTGAGATAG
- a CDS encoding ATP-binding protein, producing MIVAIASGKGGTGKTTVGVNFAVANNGIIYDCDVEEPNANIFIKADLRRIEDVFLMNPYFELNKCKFCKKCADLCEYNAIAVLPSDILFFKELCSGCGRCKIVCPHEAISEDKRKIGEIYHGKNGIEIYQGLLNIGETRASPLIRKVKEHLRKENLSVLDASPGNACPTIETIQGADFVILVTEPTPFGLHDLKIAIERVKKFNIPFGIVINKYGLGDKSLEKFCNDEGIEILMKIPYSMEIARKYSRGMILVEEKSWERKFNELYEIIKR from the coding sequence ATGATTGTTGCAATAGCATCTGGAAAGGGAGGGACTGGTAAAACAACCGTCGGAGTAAATTTTGCTGTGGCAAACAATGGAATAATTTATGATTGTGATGTAGAAGAACCAAATGCAAATATTTTTATTAAAGCGGATTTAAGAAGAATTGAAGATGTTTTCTTGATGAATCCATATTTTGAATTAAATAAATGCAAATTCTGTAAAAAATGCGCGGATCTTTGTGAATATAATGCAATTGCTGTATTGCCATCTGATATTTTATTTTTTAAAGAATTGTGCTCTGGATGTGGCAGATGTAAAATTGTTTGTCCGCATGAAGCTATTAGTGAAGATAAAAGAAAAATAGGTGAAATTTATCATGGTAAAAACGGAATAGAGATATATCAAGGATTGCTCAATATAGGAGAGACAAGGGCAAGCCCTTTAATAAGAAAGGTTAAAGAACATTTAAGGAAAGAAAATTTATCAGTGTTGGATGCTTCTCCCGGTAATGCATGCCCTACTATAGAAACAATTCAGGGGGCTGACTTTGTTATTCTTGTTACTGAGCCAACTCCTTTTGGATTGCATGATTTGAAAATAGCTATTGAAAGGGTAAAAAAATTCAATATCCCTTTTGGTATAGTAATAAATAAATATGGTTTGGGAGATAAAAGTCTGGAAAAGTTTTGCAACGATGAAGGAATAGAAATTCTAATGAAAATTCCATATAGCATGGAAATAGCAAGAAAATATTCCAGAGGGATGATATTAGTTGAAGAAAAAAGCTGGGAAAGGAAATTCAATGAGTTGTATGAAATAATAAAGAGGTGA
- the ftsZ gene encoding cell division protein FtsZ, with protein sequence MKSLIEDALRFESEKKEIDNGFGIPKIVVIGVGGAGGNTINRLHRIGIKGAEIVAIYTDKQALDVVEADKKLVIGRNTTRGLGAGGYPDVARRAAEESKDEIAQIIGEPDLVFITAGMGGGTGTGASPLIAKIAKRNGAIVVGMVSIPFKVERGRIVRAEQGLEELRKECDSVIVLDNQKLLEFVPHLPIDKAFGVMDQLISETVKGISETITQPSLINLDYADVKTIVSGGDVAAMFWGEGTIRDGPEALAHEALHHPLLEVETAGARGCLIHITGGQDMSLEFAEKIAEYMTNEIDPYANVIIGARVNTDYNGRCRVMAIMTGVTSPYILSPKTDEVRLARWDSGKRLGVDIIA encoded by the coding sequence ATGAAAAGCTTGATAGAAGATGCATTGAGGTTTGAAAGCGAAAAAAAAGAGATAGATAATGGGTTCGGAATACCCAAAATAGTGGTTATAGGGGTAGGGGGAGCTGGCGGAAACACGATTAATAGATTACATAGGATAGGGATAAAGGGAGCGGAAATAGTAGCAATATATACAGATAAACAAGCGCTTGATGTAGTTGAAGCAGACAAAAAACTTGTCATAGGAAGAAACACAACCCGTGGCTTGGGAGCGGGTGGCTATCCAGATGTAGCAAGAAGAGCGGCAGAGGAAAGCAAAGATGAAATTGCCCAGATAATAGGCGAGCCAGACCTAGTTTTCATAACAGCGGGCATGGGCGGCGGCACTGGCACTGGCGCAAGCCCTTTGATAGCGAAGATTGCAAAAAGAAATGGGGCGATTGTCGTTGGCATGGTATCTATTCCATTCAAGGTTGAGAGGGGAAGGATAGTCAGGGCTGAACAGGGACTGGAGGAACTGAGAAAGGAGTGCGATTCAGTGATAGTGCTTGATAACCAGAAATTGCTTGAATTTGTTCCTCATTTGCCCATAGATAAGGCATTTGGAGTAATGGACCAGCTGATATCTGAGACAGTCAAGGGAATATCTGAAACCATAACACAGCCATCTCTGATAAACCTTGACTATGCGGATGTAAAAACAATCGTAAGCGGTGGGGATGTTGCGGCAATGTTCTGGGGAGAAGGGACAATAAGAGATGGTCCAGAAGCACTTGCACATGAAGCACTTCATCATCCATTGCTTGAAGTGGAAACTGCTGGAGCAAGGGGTTGCCTGATTCACATAACAGGAGGGCAGGATATGAGCCTTGAATTTGCAGAAAAGATAGCAGAATATATGACGAATGAAATAGATCCATATGCGAATGTTATAATTGGTGCAAGAGTAAATACCGATTACAATGGAAGATGCAGGGTAATGGCAATAATGACAGGAGTAACTTCTCCATACATTCTTTCTCCAAAAACAGACGAAGTAAGACTTGCAAGATGGGATAGCGGAAAAAGATTGGGCGTTGATATAATAGCCTAG
- the pyrB gene encoding aspartate carbamoyltransferase, with the protein MKFRGRDVISIRDFSKEEILHILDVAEKMMPIAKGEKKSSLLNGYIMASLFFEPSTRTRLSFEAAMKRLGGGVIGFSQPGTTSMQKGESLADTIRTAESYCDVIVMRHPQEGSARMAAKFANVPIINGGDGAGHHPTQCLLDLFTIKMEKGKIEGNVVALLGDLKYGRTVHSLAYALALFGVDMIFISPKELEMPKEVVEECKEMGVNIETKNNIEDLSDVDVLYVTRIQKERFPDPEEYKKVAGSYRIDKEILKKAKEDMIIMHPLPRVDEISPEIDETKNAVYFKQTFNGIPVRMALLALVLGAIE; encoded by the coding sequence ATGAAGTTTAGAGGAAGGGATGTTATAAGTATAAGAGATTTTAGTAAGGAAGAAATTTTGCATATTCTTGATGTTGCTGAAAAAATGATGCCAATTGCAAAGGGAGAAAAGAAAAGCTCTCTTCTTAACGGCTACATAATGGCATCCCTCTTCTTTGAGCCATCTACAAGAACAAGATTATCTTTTGAAGCGGCGATGAAAAGGCTTGGCGGAGGCGTAATTGGCTTTTCCCAGCCAGGAACAACATCGATGCAGAAAGGTGAAAGCTTAGCAGACACAATAAGAACAGCGGAAAGCTACTGCGATGTAATAGTCATGCGCCACCCGCAGGAGGGCTCAGCCCGCATGGCGGCAAAATTTGCGAATGTGCCAATTATAAATGGGGGGGATGGAGCGGGGCATCATCCTACTCAATGCCTGCTTGATTTATTTACGATAAAAATGGAAAAAGGGAAAATTGAGGGAAATGTTGTTGCTCTGCTCGGTGATTTGAAATATGGGAGAACTGTTCATTCATTGGCTTATGCCCTTGCTCTTTTTGGAGTTGATATGATATTTATTTCTCCTAAGGAATTGGAGATGCCAAAAGAAGTTGTTGAAGAATGCAAAGAAATGGGGGTAAATATAGAGACGAAAAATAATATAGAGGATTTGAGCGATGTTGATGTTCTTTATGTTACCAGAATACAGAAGGAAAGATTTCCTGATCCAGAGGAATATAAAAAGGTTGCTGGGAGTTACAGGATAGATAAAGAAATTCTTAAGAAAGCAAAAGAGGATATGATAATAATGCATCCTTTGCCTAGAGTTGATGAAATTTCTCCAGAAATAGATGAAACAAAAAATGCTGTATATTTCAAGCAAACTTTCAATGGCATACCTGTAAGGATGGCATTGCTGGCACTTGTGCTGGGGGCGATTGAATGA